A stretch of the Flavobacterium sp. 5 genome encodes the following:
- a CDS encoding glycosyltransferase family 2 protein codes for MNPKVSIIIPNYNHEQFLVQRLESVFNQTFQDFEVILLDDKSTDDSLIILQQYANHPKVSHFIVNDKNSGSTFKQWQKGIQLANGNFIWIAESDDFCELSFLSKMINHIEADAAIGIAYCQTNDVDEKGLFLNDRVNYTKGFEPNIWEMNFLYDGQKFVESYFSFFNVIPNASAVIFKKNLVDNSCFSESLVQMKMCGDWYFWIKIALKSKIFFLSETLNYFREHQSVSRNHFDNTKKRRRLLEEKEVRFFMQSVKISNSQAEWLLYDKWFNLHSYKTVFYKSFYDIKLKQTPLYFFLKMYIQRQGRIN; via the coding sequence TTGAACCCAAAAGTATCCATAATTATCCCAAATTACAATCATGAACAATTTTTGGTTCAACGATTAGAAAGTGTTTTTAATCAAACCTTTCAAGATTTTGAAGTTATCCTTTTGGATGATAAAAGTACAGACGATAGTCTGATTATTTTGCAACAATATGCTAACCATCCCAAAGTATCTCATTTTATAGTTAATGATAAAAATTCGGGAAGTACTTTTAAACAGTGGCAAAAAGGGATCCAATTAGCAAATGGTAATTTTATTTGGATTGCTGAAAGTGATGATTTTTGTGAACTCAGTTTTTTAAGTAAAATGATAAATCATATTGAGGCAGATGCAGCAATCGGAATTGCTTATTGTCAAACCAATGATGTTGATGAAAAGGGTCTTTTTTTAAACGACAGAGTTAATTATACAAAAGGATTTGAACCAAATATTTGGGAAATGAATTTTCTTTATGATGGGCAGAAATTTGTTGAATCGTATTTTAGTTTTTTTAATGTTATTCCAAATGCTAGTGCAGTAATTTTTAAAAAAAACTTAGTAGATAATTCTTGTTTTTCAGAGTCTTTGGTGCAAATGAAAATGTGTGGTGATTGGTATTTTTGGATTAAGATAGCTTTAAAATCAAAAATATTTTTTTTGTCAGAAACGTTAAATTATTTTAGAGAACACCAATCTGTAAGTCGTAATCATTTTGATAATACAAAGAAGAGAAGGCGTTTGTTAGAAGAAAAAGAAGTCCGTTTTTTTATGCAATCAGTCAAAATAAGTAATTCGCAAGCTGAATGGTTGTTATATGATAAGTGGTTTAATTTACATAGTTATAAGACCGTTTTCTATAAATCTTTTTATGATATTAAATTAAAACAAACACCATTGTATTTTTTTTTGAAAATGTATATTCAAAGACAGGGTAGAATTAATTAA
- a CDS encoding glycoside hydrolase family 99-like domain-containing protein: protein MKIKPIAFVLPQFHPIPENDQWWGKGFTEWTNVTKAQPLFEGHYQPQLPTDLGFYDLRLPEARQAQADLAQAYGIQGFCYYHYWFNGKRLLEQPIDGMLQQKDLNMPFMLCWANENWTRRWDGNEDDVLMKQDYNLEDDKEHMRWLCENVFSDSRYIKVDNKPVFVLYRHSLLPDIKKTAAIWREIAINEFGFPDLYLCITDSFGETSVPQKLGFDAAIEFSPLAVIKNKLKINQKKGLFDFFKKKSKSSPIDLRDFELGVKNCIEKKIPDYKFYRCVTPSWDNTARKKERGAVAIGSSPELYYKWLDYIVKHFIPYSVEENFIFINAMNEWAEGNHLEPCIKYGTAYLEATKKALEN, encoded by the coding sequence ATGAAAATTAAACCGATAGCATTTGTATTGCCACAATTTCATCCCATTCCAGAAAATGATCAATGGTGGGGAAAAGGTTTTACGGAGTGGACTAATGTCACTAAAGCACAACCTTTATTTGAGGGGCACTATCAACCTCAGTTGCCCACAGATTTAGGATTCTATGATTTACGTTTACCTGAGGCTAGGCAAGCTCAGGCTGATTTAGCTCAGGCATACGGAATTCAAGGTTTTTGTTATTATCATTATTGGTTTAACGGTAAAAGACTGTTAGAGCAACCCATTGATGGAATGCTACAGCAAAAGGATTTGAATATGCCTTTTATGTTATGTTGGGCTAATGAAAATTGGACACGCCGATGGGACGGAAATGAGGATGATGTACTCATGAAACAAGACTATAATTTAGAAGATGATAAGGAGCACATGCGTTGGCTATGTGAAAATGTATTTTCTGATTCCCGTTATATAAAGGTTGATAATAAACCTGTATTTGTACTTTACAGGCACAGTTTGTTACCAGATATAAAAAAGACAGCAGCAATTTGGAGAGAAATAGCTATTAATGAATTTGGTTTTCCAGATTTGTATCTGTGTATTACAGATAGTTTTGGAGAGACAAGCGTACCTCAAAAATTAGGTTTTGATGCTGCAATTGAGTTTTCTCCTTTGGCAGTCATTAAAAATAAATTAAAAATAAATCAAAAGAAAGGACTGTTTGATTTCTTCAAAAAGAAATCTAAATCTTCGCCAATTGATTTAAGAGATTTTGAACTTGGTGTTAAAAATTGCATTGAAAAAAAGATTCCAGATTATAAATTCTATCGTTGTGTTACACCGTCATGGGATAATACAGCAAGGAAAAAAGAAAGGGGAGCAGTGGCTATAGGTAGTAGTCCAGAGTTGTATTATAAGTGGTTAGATTATATAGTTAAGCATTTTATACCTTACTCAGTTGAAGAGAATTTTATTTTTATTAATGCAATGAACGAATGGGCTGAAGGAAATCATTTAGAACCCTGTATTAAGTATGGTACAGCTTATCTAGAAGCAACTAAAAAAGCATTAGAAAATTGA
- a CDS encoding glycosyltransferase: MELQHNRIAIVSPSQNGYSETFIQEQKNGLKGKVFYYFGGEVPHYLEEFGKLSNQYIAWSIKIKRRLGFKTVSVAEEAFSYSLKKNKVQVVLAQYGPTAHQIVNVCKNQKIPLIAHFHGFDASVQSVIENSNYYKEVFDYSTFVIAVSISMQKRLIEIGCLKEKVIYNPCVANSVFNEIKPNFTESTFIGLGRFVNKKAPYYTILAFKKVHDQFPNARLVIGGIGELFETCLNLVRLMQLEEAVLLPGVINRVQFIEYLSKGLAFVQHSVTALNGDQEGTPVAVLEASAAGLPVISTIHAGIPDVIIDNETGLLVEEHDVDAMAEKMILLLKNKELAIQLGNNGKLRMKANFTLRRHLDVIDDLIERAISNTHE, from the coding sequence ATGGAATTACAGCACAATAGAATTGCCATAGTTTCTCCTTCTCAAAATGGGTATTCCGAGACTTTTATTCAAGAACAAAAAAATGGATTAAAGGGGAAGGTGTTTTATTATTTTGGTGGAGAAGTCCCGCACTATTTAGAGGAATTTGGAAAATTGAGTAATCAATACATTGCTTGGTCAATAAAAATAAAACGCAGACTAGGATTTAAAACAGTATCGGTAGCTGAGGAAGCTTTTAGTTATTCACTAAAAAAGAATAAAGTTCAGGTTGTTTTGGCACAATATGGACCAACTGCTCACCAAATTGTAAATGTCTGCAAGAATCAAAAAATCCCTTTAATTGCTCATTTTCATGGCTTTGATGCATCTGTGCAATCTGTTATTGAAAATAGTAATTATTACAAAGAAGTTTTTGATTACAGTACATTTGTTATTGCGGTTTCAATTTCGATGCAGAAGAGATTAATTGAAATAGGTTGTTTAAAGGAAAAAGTGATATACAATCCTTGTGTTGCCAATTCAGTTTTTAATGAAATTAAACCAAATTTTACAGAATCAACTTTCATAGGATTAGGGCGTTTTGTAAATAAAAAAGCCCCTTATTATACCATTTTAGCATTCAAAAAAGTACATGATCAATTTCCAAATGCAAGACTGGTAATAGGAGGTATAGGAGAATTATTTGAGACTTGTTTGAACCTTGTAAGATTAATGCAATTAGAAGAGGCAGTTTTGTTGCCTGGAGTTATTAATAGAGTACAATTTATTGAGTATTTATCCAAAGGATTGGCTTTTGTGCAGCATTCTGTTACTGCTTTGAATGGAGATCAAGAAGGAACGCCTGTTGCTGTTTTAGAAGCTAGTGCTGCAGGATTGCCTGTAATTTCAACTATTCATGCAGGGATTCCAGATGTGATTATTGATAATGAAACAGGTTTGTTAGTTGAAGAGCATGATGTTGATGCTATGGCTGAAAAAATGATACTACTTTTAAAGAATAAAGAATTAGCCATACAGTTGGGAAATAATGGAAAGTTGCGAATGAAAGCTAATTTTACGTTGAGAAGGCATCTAGATGTTATTGATGATTTAATAGAAAGAGCAATTAGTAATACTCATGAATAA